Within Xanthomonas theicola, the genomic segment CATCACCGACATGCCGCAGATGGTTGCGCTGTACAACGGCATGGGCGGCGGCTCGGCCGCGTCGATCGGCGCGGTGGAACTGCTGCGCTTCTCGTCTCTGGCGCACCGCGACACCTCGCACTGGAGCCAGAGCGCGATCGCCGCGCTGGCCGCGCGCCAGCCCGACGCGACCACGCTGGCGCTGGCCGTCGTCGGCTCGGCGATCGGCGCGATCTCGCTGTCCGGCTCGATCATCGCCTGGGCCAAGCTCGATGGGCGGCTGGACAAGCGCGTCACCTTTCCCGGGCAGCAGGCGTTCAACTTGCTGGTGTTCGTGGCGATGCTGGGCCTGGGCGCCTGGGCCGCGATCGGCCTCGGCCCGGTGGCGATCGTGGCCTTCTTCGCGGTCGCGCTGGCGCTGGGCGTGCTGATGACGCTGCCGATCGGCGGCGCCGACATGCCGGTGGTGATCTCGCTGTACAACGCCTTCACCGGCCTGGCGGTGGCGTTCGAGGGCTACGTGCTGGGCAACGAGGCGCTGATCGTCGCCGGCATGATGGTCGGCGCGGCCGGCATCCTGCTGACCCGGCTGATGGCCAAGGCGATGAACCGGCCGATCAGCGGCGTGCTGTTCTCCAACTTCGGCGGCGGCGGCCAGGCGCAGGCGATCAGCGGCGCGCAGAAGCCGATCGAGGCCGGCGACGTGGCGGCGATGATGACCTACGCCGAGCGGGTGGTGATCGTGCCCGGCTACGGCATGGCGGTGGCGCAGGCGCAGCACAAGATCTGGGAACTGGCGCAGCGGCTGATCGAGCGCGGGGTCAAGGTCAAGTTCGCGATCCATCCGGTGGCCGGGCGCATGCCCGGACACATGAACGTGCTGCTGGCCGAGGCCGGCGTGCCCTACGACTTGATCGCCGACATGGACGACATCAATCCCGAGTTCCCCAGCACCGACGTGGCGCTGGTGATCGGCGCCAACGACGTGGTCAACCCGGTGGCCAGGACCGATCCGGCCAGCCCGATCTACGGCATGCCGATCCTGGACGTGGTCAATGCGAAGAACGTCATCGTGATCAAGCGCGGCAAGGGCACCGGCTTCGCCGGCATCGAGAACGCGCTGTTCTACGCCGACAACGCGCGCATGTTGTACGGCGACGGCGCCGAGGCGGCCGGCGCCCTGGTCAGCGAGTTGAAGGCGCTCGACGGCGGGCATTGAGCGTGGCCGGCAACCAACCGATGCGACCGGTTGCGCAGGCCGCGCATCGGTTGCTGCTGCGGGCAGTCGCGACCGCCGCCATCAGCGCGCGCTGACGTAGGCCACGGCCAGGCCGATGCACAGCCACAGCAGGTCGCCGGGGCGGTTGGCCAGCATGCTCAACGTCCACGCATAGCGCGCGCCCAGCTTCAGCGACGAATCCCATGCATCCAGACCCAACGCCGCGCCCATGTGCGCCGCGGCGATGCCCCAGTTGGCGGCGACGATGACCAGCGCAGTGGCCGCCACCGCCACCACGATGCGCAGCCTGCCGCGCGGCAGCGTGCCCATGCGCAGCATCCAGGCGACCTCCAGCGCCACCAGCACCGCCATCCAGCCCGACTGGCGACCCAGGCCCAAGGCGACCAGCAACCAGGTGATCAGCGCGGTGAAGCAGCCCAAGCACAGCAACAAGGGCCATAGCCAGTGCGAAGTCCTGGCCGGCGTGGAGGAGGGCGGCATGCGATGTTCCCGGATGATCCGCACAGGATACCCTCCGGCGCGTGCCCCGCGTACTCGGATAAGCTGGGCGACTTGCACCGGTGGGGCGTGCCCCCATATCGCCTCCATGTACTCACGCAGCAGCGAGCCTGTCCAATTCGAACGCGATTGCGCGGCGGTCATGGTGCCGCAGGGCGACGCGGTGACCTTGCCGGCCGGCAGCTACGGCTACATCACCCAGGCGCTGGGCGGCAGCTACACGGTGTTCGTGGAGGGCAACCTGTTCCGTATCGCCGGCAAGGACGGCGACGCGATCGGCAAGGAGCCGCCGCCGGGCCTGGATCTGCCCGACGGCGCCAGCGACGAGCAGGTCGAAGCGCTGATCTGGCAGCAATTGCGCACCTGTTTCGATCCGGAGATCCCGTTCAACATCGTCGACCTGGGCCTGGTCTACGAGGTCGGCGTGCAGCCGCGCGAGGACGGCCAGCGCATGGTCGAAGTGAAGATGACGCTGACCGCGCCGGGTTGCGGCATGGGCGAGATCCTGGTCGACGATGTGCGCAGCAAGCTGGAGCTGATCCCGACCATCGCCGAGGCCGATGTCGAACTGGTGTTCGATCCGCCGTGGGGCCGGCATATGATGTCCGAGGCCGCCCGCCTCGAAACCGGCATGTTCTGACTCGCGCGCGACTGCGCCGACCCGGGGCCGGGACAAGGCGCAGTTGCTGCGCCCGGAATGTGCAGCGGCACGGCCGTCCCTCGACTACCACAGGAAACCCCGGTGTCCGCTACCGAGCCTTCTTCGCAGTTCCGCCTGATCCCGTCCACCACCGCGCGCAGCGCCGAGCAGCGTGCGCAGATCCTCGCCGCGCCGGGCTTCGGCAACTACTTCACCGACCACATGGTCGCCATCGAGTGGGACCGCGAGCAGGGCTGGCACGACGCCCAGGTGCGCGCCTACGGGCCGCTGGCGCTGGACCCGGCCGCCTCGGTATTGCACTACGGGCAGGAGATCTTCGAAGGCATCAAGGCCTATCGCCACGCCGACGGTTCGATCTGGACCTTCCGCCCGGAGGCCAACGGCAAGCGCCTGCAGCGCTCGGCGCAGCGCCTGGCGCTGCCGGAGCTGCCGGTGGCGCTGTTCGTCGAATCGCTGCGCCAGCTGATCGCGGTCGATGCCGCGTGGGTGCCCTCGGCGCCGGAGACCAGCCTGTACTTCCGCCCCTTCATGATCGCCAACGAGGCGTTCCTGGGCGTGCGCGCGGCGCAGAAGGCCGGCTACTACGTCATCGCCAGCCCGGCCGGCGCCTATTTCGCCAAGGGCGTGGCGCCGGTGGCGATCTGGCTGTCCACCGACTACGCGCGCGCCGCCAAGGGCGGCACCGGCGCCGCCAAGTGCGGCGGCAACTACGCCGCCTCGCTGCTGCCGCAGCAGCAGGCGCAGGCGCAGGGCTGCTCGCAGGTGCTGTTCCTGGACCCGGTCGAGGGCAGGTACCTGGAAGAACTGGGCGGCATGAACGTGTTCCTGGTGATGCGCGACGGCAGCCTGGTGACGCCCGCGTTGTCCGGCAGCATCCTCGAGGGCATCACCCGCGACAGCATCCTGCAGCTAGCGCGCGATCGCGGTATGGCCGTGGTCGAGCGTCAGGTGACCATCGACGAGTGGTGCGAGGGCGTGGCCTCGGGCGCGATCGTCGAGGTCTTCGCCTGCGGCACTGCCGCGGTGGTGACCCCGATCGGGCAACTGAAGGGTAAGGATTTCGCGGTCGGCGACCTGGCCGCGCCGGCCGGTCCGGTGACCCTGTCGCTGCGCCAGGAACTGACCGACATCCAGTACGGCCGTGCGGCCGACCGCCACGGCTGGCTGGTGCGGCTGGGCTGAGCGTGTCGGCGCAGCGACGCTGCGCCTTCCATTCCAGGCCTGAAACGCCGGGGACAGGCTGCGTGCAGCCTGCCCTGCGCCCGCGCGCAGTCTGTCCCCGTTCGCCGGAAAGTAAGGGTATGCCGGCGCGATCCGATGCAGCGTCCTCCTCGTGCCGGGCGAAATGCCCCCCCAAGTGCCCGCTGGACTGTCGCTCCGCGGCAGAAGACCGGCGGCGCGGCGGCGCAATCGATAGCGCGCGAGCCTGTTCGTTGATGAATACCACGGTTCTGGATTTTGGACGGTGGATTTACCGCCCAGCACCGCCCATCGGCCCGTGGACTCGGTTAGCTTCGATGAACGGTCGGCAACAGGGGCCGGCCTGGGCCCTCGTGCCGCGCATGGATTCAGCCGTTGTTGGGGCATCGTGCGGTGCGGAACATTGCCGCTAGTCGGCACTCAACGATAAGGAAGTTCCAATGTCCAACATTTCGCAATGTGGTTCTCGGCAACGTACCTTGATGGGCGCGTCGGCGCTGATGTCGCTGCTGCTGGCGACGCCTGCGTTCGCCGGCGAGGTCAACCTGTCCGGGCTTTCCTCCGCGCCGACCGTGCAGCGCTTCATCGTCAAGAGCCGCAATTCGGCCACCGTCGGCATCGCCAGCACCTCGTCGACGCTGCGTTCGACGCTGCAGTCCGCCGCGACGGCGATGCCGGCCAAGAACGGCCGCGCGCTGGGCCTGACCTCGCTGCGCCGCCTGGCGCTTGGGCCGGAAGTGGTCAAGGCCGACCGGCCGCTGGACCGCGTCGAGGCCGAGGCGCTGATGCGCCAGCTCGCCGCCGATCCCAACGTCGAGTACGTCGAGGTCGACGAGCGCATGACCGCCATGCTGACCCCGAACGATCCCAGCCTGTCCAGCCAGTGGGCCTTCGGCACCACCACCGCCGGCATCAATGTGCGCCCGGCCTGGGACAAGGCCACCGGCGCCGGCGTGGTTGTGGCGGTGATCGACACCGGCATCACCGACCATCCGGACCTCAACGCCAACGTCCTGCCCGGCTACGACTTCATCAGCGACGATTTCATCTCCCGCGACGGCGACGGTCGCGACGCCGACCCCAGCGACGAGGGCGACTGGACCTCGGCGGCCAACGAGTGCTACTTCGGCTCGTCGCCGACCGACTCCAGTTGGCACGGCACCCACGTCGCCGGCACCGTCGCCGCGGCGACCAACAACGCGGTGGGCGTGGCCGGTACCGCATTCAATGCCAAGATCCTGCCGGTGCGCGTGCTCGGCCGCTGTGGCGGCTATACCTCCGACATCGTCGACGCGATCATCTGGGCCTCCGGCGGCACCGTCAGCGGGGTGCCGGCCAACACCACCCCGGCGGAAGTGATCAACATGTCGCTGGGCATCGGAAGCGCCTGCTCGATCACTCTCCAGAACGGGATCAACGGTGCGGTCGGCCGCGGCACCACCGTCGTGGCGTCGTCGGGCAACAGCGCCGCCAATGTCTCCAGAATGGCGCCGGCCAATTGTGCCAACGTGATCGCGGTGGCCGCCACCACCTCATCGCGCGCCAAGGCGTTCTATTCGAACTACGGCGCAGGCATCGACATCTCGGCGCCGGGTTCGGGCATCCTGTCCACGCTCAACGACGGCGCCACCACGCCGGGCAGCGCCAGCTACGCGTCCTACAGCGGCACCTCGATGGCGGCCCCGCACGTGGCCGGCGTCGCCGCGCTGATGCAGTCGGCCGCGCCGAGCCCGCTGACGCCGGCGCAGGTCGAGACCGCGATCAAGAACTCCGCCGCCAGCTTTTCGTGCTCGCAGGGATGCGGCGCCGGCCTGCTCGACGCCAACGCTGCGGTGGCCGCCGTGCTTGGCGCCCGCAGTGGCTCGGAACGGAACCACATCGTGGCGGTGCCGAGCCGAAGCGGCGCCGGTTCGCTGACCGTGAGCAGTGCCGGCGGTAGCGGCGATGCGGACCTGTACCGTGCGCCTGGACAGCGCGCCGACCGAGTGACCGCGACGGACTGACCGTCCAAGCGCGGCGGTCGCCTGCACGGTGCCGCCGCGCGCCACGGTCCAGACCGGACCGGATTGGCAGTGCTGCGGGATGCCCCGGCGGCACGGAGCACGCACACGGGGCGCCATCTGCGCCTGTCGGCAAAGCATGCCTGCGGGAGCGGCTTCGGCCGCGATCGGAACGATCGCGGCCGAAGCGGCGGCCGATCCCCTGAAGCCACCCGCAATCGCCGCGCAGCCCCGCACCCACCGCGACGCCGCGGCGATTGCGCCGGGTCTTGCGTCGCGCTGATGCGGCTGGCCGCGCATCCGGGTCGCGCGGCTCCTTCGCACATGCCTGTGGCTGCCGCGGGTGCCTCATCCGCACAGGTCGCAGGCGCGGGCCTGCAGCGCGTCCAGCACCTGCTCGGCGTCGATTTCCAGCAGCAGCCCGCGCTGCCCGGCGTTGAACCAGACGCTGCCCGGGCCGAGCGCCGCCTGCTCGACCAGCACCTGCGCCTGCCGCTGCTGGCCCAGCGGGCTGATGCCGCCGACCTTGTAGCCGGTGCGGCGTTCGGCCTCGGCGGCGTCCATCATCCGTGCCGCCTTGCCGCCTGCTGCGGCGGCCAGCTTCTTCAACTGCACGCGGCGATCGGACGGGACCACCACGCAGACCGCGCGCGCGTCGACCCAGACCATCAGACTTTTCAGCACCCGCTCCGGCGGCAGGCCCAGCGCCTGCGCGGCCTGCAGGCCCTTGGCGCCGGCCTCGGCGGCGTAGTCGTAGGGGTGCAGCCGATAGACGATGCCGGCCGCGTCCAGCGCCCGGGTCGCGCGGGTGGCCTTGGACATGGCGACTCAGGCGGGTTCGAAGCGGTTCGCGGCCACGTTCTTGCGCACCTTCTGCGGGTCCCAGATCTGCCCGTTCATGGCGATGTAGACGCCGACCGGCAGCGACTGCACCGCGCCGACCGCGCAGCCGATGTTGAACTCCGCGTCGGAGCCGCGGAAGCGCGCCGGGTTCAGCGCGCCGGTGATCACGATGGTCTTGTCGGCGATGGCCCGCAAGACCTTGCCGGTCTGCACCATCGAGTCGGTGCCGTGGGTGATCAGCACGTGCCGCGCGGATTGCGCGGCGACGGTGGCGCGGATCAGTTCGCGGTCGGCGTCGGTGATGTGCAGCGAGTCCTTGCGGATGA encodes:
- a CDS encoding NAD(P)(+) transhydrogenase (Re/Si-specific) subunit beta, whose protein sequence is MSTTEALSWLVEASYLVAATLFLLGLQRMASPKTARSGIHWAGFGMLLAVAATFLLPGLHNLPLILLAIVIGAGAAWISAKKVAITDMPQMVALYNGMGGGSAASIGAVELLRFSSLAHRDTSHWSQSAIAALAARQPDATTLALAVVGSAIGAISLSGSIIAWAKLDGRLDKRVTFPGQQAFNLLVFVAMLGLGAWAAIGLGPVAIVAFFAVALALGVLMTLPIGGADMPVVISLYNAFTGLAVAFEGYVLGNEALIVAGMMVGAAGILLTRLMAKAMNRPISGVLFSNFGGGGQAQAISGAQKPIEAGDVAAMMTYAERVVIVPGYGMAVAQAQHKIWELAQRLIERGVKVKFAIHPVAGRMPGHMNVLLAEAGVPYDLIADMDDINPEFPSTDVALVIGANDVVNPVARTDPASPIYGMPILDVVNAKNVIVIKRGKGTGFAGIENALFYADNARMLYGDGAEAAGALVSELKALDGGH
- the sufT gene encoding putative Fe-S cluster assembly protein SufT, translated to MYSRSSEPVQFERDCAAVMVPQGDAVTLPAGSYGYITQALGGSYTVFVEGNLFRIAGKDGDAIGKEPPPGLDLPDGASDEQVEALIWQQLRTCFDPEIPFNIVDLGLVYEVGVQPREDGQRMVEVKMTLTAPGCGMGEILVDDVRSKLELIPTIAEADVELVFDPPWGRHMMSEAARLETGMF
- a CDS encoding branched-chain amino acid aminotransferase, encoding MSATEPSSQFRLIPSTTARSAEQRAQILAAPGFGNYFTDHMVAIEWDREQGWHDAQVRAYGPLALDPAASVLHYGQEIFEGIKAYRHADGSIWTFRPEANGKRLQRSAQRLALPELPVALFVESLRQLIAVDAAWVPSAPETSLYFRPFMIANEAFLGVRAAQKAGYYVIASPAGAYFAKGVAPVAIWLSTDYARAAKGGTGAAKCGGNYAASLLPQQQAQAQGCSQVLFLDPVEGRYLEELGGMNVFLVMRDGSLVTPALSGSILEGITRDSILQLARDRGMAVVERQVTIDEWCEGVASGAIVEVFACGTAAVVTPIGQLKGKDFAVGDLAAPAGPVTLSLRQELTDIQYGRAADRHGWLVRLG
- the ybaK gene encoding Cys-tRNA(Pro) deacylase gives rise to the protein MSKATRATRALDAAGIVYRLHPYDYAAEAGAKGLQAAQALGLPPERVLKSLMVWVDARAVCVVVPSDRRVQLKKLAAAAGGKAARMMDAAEAERRTGYKVGGISPLGQQRQAQVLVEQAALGPGSVWFNAGQRGLLLEIDAEQVLDALQARACDLCG
- a CDS encoding asparaginase domain-containing protein, whose protein sequence is MEELLIVTTGGTIDKIYFDDKSDYQVGDPQIGQILKELGVTFRFTVIPIIRKDSLHITDADRELIRATVAAQSARHVLITHGTDSMVQTGKVLRAIADKTIVITGALNPARFRGSDAEFNIGCAVGAVQSLPVGVYIAMNGQIWDPQKVRKNVAANRFEPA